In Amphiura filiformis chromosome 1, Afil_fr2py, whole genome shotgun sequence, the following are encoded in one genomic region:
- the LOC140152953 gene encoding uncharacterized protein codes for MQAIKCVLVGGGGGAYELYDDGQRHDLKTALAITYTTNKLPTEYIPTVFDNYQVTVMIGGEPYALGIFDTAGQQDYDRLRPLSYPQTDVFLVIFSIALQASFESVKEKWVPEITHHCRNTPFILVGLETEIRDDPRLLEKLTKHGVKPITREKGEQLAKQLGAVKYLECSLKTQKEVKNVFDEAIFAALEAPDPEPKSSLMSRLFEGARNIFKDQTQESDTDIAPKEILTKGPKALQAYLRASRHGTRPIYRTRIMLVGQERVGKTSLMNSLLAQKYSASQPVTDGVDTTKTCRVPIHKAGSSWHLQRSGIEERAKKIKSEYIKAMGYNMAKNILHPEESVAMDTTRNSATLATDIESSGNKTEDENAESKAPVSSSSNIENLPNNTGITDLVEQQSSSKVSNKTTPIALTELPPEILKELDQELDKQRQSDNKDEVEPVLEFQFWDFAGQDVYYNAHQVFLNRRAIFLLAFDLSTNLTDPVEVGHVCFDRNSSKKSRFHDFTGLEFIDFWLQSIYAYATPMSDSMQSTDADSSQHGEDTSQNREGRGAVRKQKDASSYKTPPIVIIGTHRNHNRKQVTPEQQAREEAEKKHEISSAIKGKPYERHVIPTIYSIENNPKNRTKDDEKMIHCLRTDLTEIALKEPYMGERIPVRWMQFESVLLDQAAKKTHYITFEEARNQAAKHGITDNIELVTVLQFMHDLGTIIYFGSNDDKGEPSLKDLVILNPQWLIDIFKTIITVKPIEKQWSTYCDRWQLLADKGILQDSLINHIWSKHLHLKDELIAIMEKFDLICPQYPDEENGEEEKAYYVPACLRPPQSAQEKESGEIADGTFYLNFYEYLPDAVFNYVTIYAARWSQEKFGIPPKLFYRLGRFTVGAKHNRHSYRMEMQAARPACIKVVVERKQTYGIDERHKATAPSPDICEEIIHFMQRTMEELRGKWARGIKFELSVACVACRDKRQSLHLIPLTDSHQEDEEIYCEFTEDHILMSYYWKQLQRQSESTTEMSDSDFRAVIKQLDRDDLQKLYIELELQSQAVQKAEYRANTTDIELQAMEVLRMWRQEMRDKGQLATKELILHALEECENTEAAEILEEIWK; via the exons ATGCAGGCTATCAAGTGTGTTTTAGTTGGAGGTGGTGGCGGAGCATATGAATTGTATGATGATGGCCAGCGTCATGATTTGAAAACTGCTTTGGCTATTACTTACACCACCAACAAGCTTCCTACTGAATATATTCCCACT GTTTTCGATAATTATCAAGTAACTGTAATGATTGGTGGAGAACCATACGCACTAGGAATATTTGACACTGCAG GACAACAGGATTACGATAGGCTACGGCCACTGTCATATCCACAAACAGATGTCTTTCTCGTGATTTTTTCAATCGCTCTGCAAGCAAGCTTCGAAAGTGTGAAAGAAAAG TGGGTTCCGGAAATAACACACCATTGTCGCAATACGCCTTTCATTTTAGTAGGCCTGGAAACCGAGATAAGGGATGATCCTCGTTTACTGGAAAAATTAACCAAGCATGGAGTAAAGCCAATAACCAGAGAGAAAGGGGAACAACTTGCTAAACAGTTGGGAGCTGTCAAATATTTGGAATGTTCTCTCAAAACGCAG aaagaagtaaagaatgttTTTGACGAGGCTATCTTTGCAGCACTTGAGGCACCAGACCCCGAGCCAAAGAGCTCGTTGATGTCGAGGTTATTCGAGGGAGCCAGGAACATATTCAAAGATCAAACCCAGGAATCTGATACAG ACATAGCTCCTAAAGAAATTTTGACAAAAGGGCCAAAGGCTCTGCAGGCGTACCTTAGAGCTTCACGTCACGGAACAAGACCGATTTATAGAACACGGATCATGCTAGTTGGGCAGGAACGAGTTGGGAAGACCAGTCTAATGAATTCACTGCTTGCACAAAA GTATAGTGCTTCGCAACCAGTTACGGACGGAGTTGATACGACGAAGACATGTAGAGTTCCGATTCACAAAGCTGGATCTTCGTGGCATCTACAACGGAGTGGAATAGAAG AGCGCGCAAAGAAGATTAAAAGTGAATATATAAAAGCGATGGGATACAATATGGCTAAAAACATTTTACACCCTGAGGAAAGTGTCGCTATGGATACAACTAGGAATTCTGCAACCTTGGCAACCGATATTGAATCGAGCGGGAACAAGACGGAAGATGAGAACGCAGAATCGAAAGCTCCTGTCAGTAGCTCATCAAATATAGAGAACCTACCTAACAATACAGGAATCACAGATCTCGTG GAACAACAGTCATCGTCGAAAGTATCGAATAAAACCACACCGATTGCATTAACCG AGTTACCACCAGAAATTTTGAAGGAGTTGGATCAAGAGCTAGACAAGCAGCGACAAAGTGACAACAAAGATGAAGTTGAACCTGTTCTAGAATTTCAGTTCTGGGATTTTGCTGGACAAGATGTCTATTACAATGCACATCAG GTGTTCCTGAATCGTCGTGCAATATTTCTGCTTGCCTTTGATCTCAGTACAAATCTAACTGATCCGGTGGAAGTTGGCCATGTGTGTTTCGATCGG AACTCGTCAAAGAAATCTCGCTTCCATGATTTTACGGGTCTTGAGTTCATAGACTTTTGGCTTCAATCAATCTATGCATACGCAACACCAATGAGCGACTCAATGCAAAGCACAGATGCAGATTCTTCACAACATGGAGAAGACACATCACAAAATAGAGAAGGTCGTGGAGCTGTTCGAAAACAAAAGGATGCTTCATCCTACAAGACGCCACCTATTGTAATTATAGGAACACATCGGAATCACAACCGTAAACAGGTTACTCCAGAACAACAG GCAAGAGAGGAGGCAGAAAAGAAACACGAGATATCCAGTGCAATCAAGGGCAAGCCATACGAGAGGCACGTCATCCCAACAATATACAGCATCGAAAATAATCCAAAGAATAGAACCAAAGACGATGAAAAG ATGATCCATTGTCTTCGCACTGATCTAACTGAAATTGCACTAAAAGAGCCGTACATGGGAGAGAGAATACCCGTCAGGTGGATGCAATTTGAAAGTGTCTTGCTTGATCAGGCAGCCAAAAAGACTCACTACATCACATTCGAAGAG GCAAGGAACCAGGCTGCCAAACATGGAATTACAGATAATATTGAACTCGTAACTGTCCTTCAATTCATGCACGACTTGGGCACCATCATATACTTTGGATCAAATGATGACAAGGGTGAAccgtctttgaaagatttggtcaTCTTGAACCCACAGTGGCTGATAGACATCTTCAAGACGATCATTACAGTAAAACCAATAGAAAAACAA TGGTCAACATATTGCGATAGATGGCAACTACTTGCAGACAAAGGCATTCTACAGGACTCTCTCATCAACCACATCTGGAGCAAACATCTTCATCTCAAGGATGAGTTGATAGCCATCATGGAGAAGTTTGATCTTATCTGTCCACAATATCCTGATGAGGAAAATGGAGAG GAAGAAAAGGCTTACTATGTGCCGGCGTGTCTTAGACCTCCCCAATCAGCTCAAGAGAAAGAATCAGGAGAAATTGCAGACGGAACTTTTTATCTCAACTTTTACGAATATCTGCCAG ATGCTGTGTTCAACTACGTAACAATCTATGCCGCCAGATGGTCTCAGGAAAAGTTTGGAATCCCACCCAAGCTTTTCTATCGATTAGGTCGCTTTACTGTTGGCGCCAAACACAATCGACACTCATATCGCATGGAGATGCAAGCTGCAAGACCAGCATGCATCAAG GTGGTAGTTGAAAGAAAGCAAACGTACGGGATTGATGAGCGTCATAAGGCCACAGCTCCATCTCCAGATATTTGCGAAGAG ATTATTCACTTCATGCAACGGACAATGGAAGAACTTCGAGGTAAATGGGCCCGTGGCATCAAATTTGAGCTTTCTGTTGCTTGTGTAGCATGCAGAGATAAAAGGCAGTCCTTGCATTTGATACCCTTGACAGACAGCCACCAAGAAGATGAGGAGATTTATTGCGAGTTCACAGAGGATCACATCTTGATGAGTTATTACTGGAAACAGCTTCAACGCCAGTCAGAAA GTACCACTGAGATGTCAGATAGCGATTTCAGAGCAGTCATTAAACAACTTGATCGAGACGACCTTCAGAAATTATACATCGAACTTGAACTACAATCACAGGCAGTGCAGAAGGCTGAATATCGGGCAAACACAACTGACATTGAACTACAAGCAATGGAAGTGCTACGTATGTGGCGACAGGAAATGAGAGATAAGGGACAGTTGGCAACAAAAGAATTGATACTGCACGCACTGGAAGAATGTGAAAATACAGAGGCTGCGGAGATACTGGAAGAAATTTGGAAATAA